In Nostoc edaphicum CCNP1411, the sequence TCTCGTTTTCAGCCTCTGGCTGGAAATGCACTTCAATTGCGGCTCTGCCGCCAGTAAGGGAGGCGGCAGCCCCAACAACGAGCATTCCCAGTCTCCGACTGGGAACGAGGCAATCTAAAAGCTATTTATAGATTTGCTTTGACGTTAAGTTAACACCAATGGTGATGGGTAATGTTGGGTTTCGTTCTTCAGCCCAACCTAAGAATTATTTTTTCAAAAAGTTGGAAATCTTGCAAAATTAATTGAGTCGAACAACTGTTCGGTTTTGCAACCTACTAAGCTATCCGACTCGGTTTTATATTCGGAGGTTGTCGCTTTCCTCGCTGGTTCAGGTCTGGACTCCCTGATGTACGCTCTATAAATTCCCACTTACCGACTCTGACTTTGGGGAGTACTCACGCCAGAGCCACCGCCACCACGCGAAAACCAACAGCGTTGCCACGATGCGGGCGCGCGAAGCAATCGCGATAGGCAGAACGGCAAGTCCAGGCAGTGTAGATCCAACTACCGCTACGCAGCAGCTTTGCGTTATTATCGCTACCAACTAACCACGGTTTACCATCTGTTGGTGCGTCTATGTAATTACCATTATACACATCTTCACACCATTCATATACATTACCATGCATATCGTATAAACCGAAAGAATTAGGCGGAAATTTTCCTACATCTATTGTTTGTTGACGATATTCGCCCTTTGGTGCAGAGCCGTAAGGATATTTACCATTGTAGTTAACTAAATCTGTGGTAATCGTTTCACCAAAATAAAACGGTGTAGTTGTTCCCGCGCGGCAAGCATATTCCCATTCCGCTTCACTGGGTAGCCTGTAGGTTTTTCCTATCTTCTGACTCAACTTTTCACAAAACTCTACTGCCTCATCCCAAGTAACTTGTTCTACAGGTCGTTTCTCACCTTTGAACCTAGAAGGATTACTGCCCATAATGGCTTGATACTGTGCCTGGGTAACTGCATATTTACCCATGAAGAACTTAGGAACTGTTACTTGATGCAGTGGACTTTCATTATCTCGTCGTTCCGCTTCTCCTTCCGGCGAACCCATCGTAAAGGTTCCCCCTGGTATCTGCACCATTTCGAGGGTGACACCATTTCCTAAATTTTCTTCAAAATATTTCGCTTCCTGATTACGGCGGTTGCTGATATTACCTTGTGCATCTACCGTAACTACTTCAAATTGAAAGGTTTTTAAAGGATTTTTTTCAACTATAGATATTCCCTTAGTGGAATTTTCAATAATAGGACGAATTTGTGGTGAAGATGGTTCTTGACGTTCCCACCGCAATCTTTCAATTCTTTGAATTGCTTTGATTGCAACCGTATCTTGCCCTGAAGCCGCAGCTAATACCCGAATCCATAATTGCTCTGCTAAATCTAAATTCCTGTCGGCTTCCGCTTGGTAAGCATCATTTTTCAGCGTGGCGATATCTGCTAGAGTTGCATATCGTGGCACAAGTATTAGGTGGGATTTATCCACAGGTTCAGCAATAACATAAGGCGTTTGTTTTGTATTTTTATGCTGGCGAACCAGTTCAGGCACACGAAACTTGAGATACTGATCCAATCGTTCAACAGTAGCGCATTTACCTTGAATTCCTAACCCTTCTAGTAATGCAGTAGTAAAAGCACCTTGTTGTAAAGCCTCAATTTCATAAGAATACTGCTGTGGACTACAGGAAAATATGCTGATAACTCCTTGTTGACGTGCTTCTTCTGCCGTTTGTCGCCCAATTCCTTCGCCAGCACGAGTACCTAGACTACGACAAGCATCCAGAATCAAGACAACATTATCAGCGCCGCAGCGACGTAGGCGTTCAGCAATGAAGTTAATCGGAATTGCCGTTTCTTCAATGTCTGCTGGATTGCCATCACAGGGCATGAGATAATCACGGTCAGCGTGTCTTATCCCATGACCACTGAAGAAGAACCAAAAGTTATCCCCTGCTTCCATGAAGGGTTTGTTGAATAATTCCAGGAAGACTTGACGCAAATTTGCCCGATTTGGGCGAGTTGATTTTCCGCCAACATTCGGAGAGTCATCGGAAAAGAAGAATATCCGCTCAAATCCTGCCTCATTGCCCAGAAACTCTTGCATTAACAGTGCATCCCGCTTGGCATAGTTTAGCGGTTGCAGATAATCATACTGGTTAATTCCGATCGCGATCGCCCAATTTTTTGCCATCTCACCCTGGTTCTTGGCGCTTGAACTTCAGCTTAATCGCTCCTTTACTCCCAGCTTTGACACCACTGCCAATTAATTTAACTTCCCCATCTGCACTAATTTCTACCGATAGCTCAATTTCATCTAGCTGCATCTTGGAGTTGACTTTTGCTTGCTGTTCGGCTTGACTAAATAAACTTCCCACGAGTTTGAGAAAGTGAGTCATATTTTGCTCTAATGTTTGAGCACTAACCTTAACGGCATCTCCTACCCCTTTGCTACCAGTGCTTTCCCTGATAGTTTCCTCTCCCCAACTGCGTGTATTAGTACTCCCGCCTTTAGCACCGTCAGGAATCGATATTTGCGGCACTTCATCGGTAACAATCCAAATGCCGTCGTCTTGGGGTATTTCTGACATATTACTTTAAATATTTAGATTAAATTGTCCCACAAATATAGATACAACGGTAGAGACAGCGATTCCGATTCCTAAGAAATTTTACTGAGCATTTTGGACATTGCACTCAAATTATCTCAGATTGGGTGCGATGTCTACGACGGGCTTTGCCTACGCTTTCTCTAAGTAGTCCAATCAAAAATCTGAATATCTGTAATCCAGTCTTAAAGGATGTTTGAAAAGTCATGATTGATGTATCAAATATTTTTTACCCCACCCTAACCCTTTTCAAACAACCTCTTAGTGGGACTTCAATAAAAATTATGTCTAAATGAAGCCCAAACTCACGATGCTTGCTGCATTTGAGCATAGGCTTCATAAACACCCTTCACGTTGTACCAGTTGAGGAAAATTCGAGCAATTTCTAAAGCTAATTGCGGTTTACCTAAATTAATTAGCCATTGCAACAACGGAGCCATTGTCCGTTCATTTAACGCACCATTAAGTGACAAAATTCCCCAAAGTAAGCGATGCAGCCAAGTCATTTGAATCATCATTCTTACTTCCCATGTGGGATGTTTTTGATAAAATAAAACTCCCATGCGTCCGCGTTGAATTTCTTGGTCAATCAATCGGGGAATTTGCTCTAAGTTAAATGCTGGATGCCAGTGATAGCCGACGGCTTCTGGACATTTAATTAGTGTCAAACCTAATTTTTTCAGCCGCACACCTAATTCTAAATCTTCCCAGCCATAGAGTTGAAAGGTGGTATCAAAAAGTCCGGCATTCTCTAACCAATACTTAGGAATCGCTACATTTCCCGTAGCAAAAAAGGCTGCTGAAAAATCTGTGACTTTGTAGGGTTCAGCCGTTGGATTGTTGAAATTGCAAGTATTAATAACTGCACCGTAAGTGAAAAAGCGATCGCTCCCTAATTTCTCTTTCCCCTCCACTAGCGCGTTACCATGAGCTTGCAGGAAATTCTTCAGCACCACTAAATCACTATCAATAAAGATAATTGTGTCTCCCAGTGCCTGTTCTACTCCCAAATTCCGGGCCGCAGCTGGGCCAGCATGATCTTGTTGAAACCAGCGCACATGAGGAAACTCCTCTTTGTGTGCAGCCAACCACTCCAATGTGCCATCAGTAGAACCATCATCTACCAAAACAATCTCGTAATCAGTAACCGAACTTGGCTTACTCAACTCCTGCACCTCTAAGGCGCGGAGGCACTTTTCTAAAATCGGTTGGCGATTATAAGTCGGTATCACAACGCTGAAAAACACAGTCTCACCCACAACACTATTTATCCATCTCCAGGATAGGACAGATGGGGCGCTGACACTGTTCCTTAGCTGATTTGAGTTAAGGAAATAGCAAGGGGCTGATAATTTTTAGTTAATCAACATATAATCTCAGCTTAATTATTATGAACTAAGCTAACCAATCAATTAATTATATTTATTCATAAAAACCAAGTAATTCAGAGTTAATTAGTCATTGGTCGCTAGATTTTGGTACATATCCCGTCCATTATGGGCGGAAAAACTTTGTCTTTCATCGGACTAATTTAAACCATGTTGAAGAGTGCGTGTGGTATGTCGGAGGATGTTTTAAACGTCCTCTGCGAAAAATTATCGCGGCAAATTTGTTTCACCTGACATCTTGCACTATTTTTAATAACTCTATTTTCGTAGCTTGACGATTATTGATCACAAAATCGTGATTTTTTAGTGAAAAATATGTTTTTCATCAAAAAAAGTTGTTGATAAATTTAAATTAATCAATATATAACCTGACGTTAATACTTAGTACTTAAGTTAAAGAAAACATGATTATTTTAGTCTGCGTAAGCAGTATCAGCCAGTCTTGATTTGTTATTCACTGCTATTTATTGGCTGTTAAAAATGTGTCAAATCTCAATAAATATCTAGGTAATTGATGTAAGTATGTAGAGTTTTTCTTTACCAAATTACTCATCTTATTGAGAGATGAACTGAATAGCAATCTCGTAAGCCTTAAATGGAGAACAAAGAATGAAAGGACGCTTTCACCCTAAAAACAATTTGACCCTCAACCCATCCGGTAACGAGTCAATTCGTGATGTGATTGACCGCGTTAGTTTGAGTCGGCGGCGGTTCATCATGACGGCTGTGGGTACATCAGTGCTAACTGTTCTGGGTGATGTTTCCATCGGTGGCTTTCTTCAAAGTGTTGATGCAGCGCCGATTCCCAAGGGAACTGGATTTGCTGGCATAGGCTTCAAGAGCATTCCACCGAATCTACTCAACCCAGCTACAGGATTTCTGGAAAAGGATCTTGTCAGTGTTCCTGAAGGTTATACAGCTAAAGTGCTGATTGCTTGGGGAGATCCGATCGCACCTGGTGGCCCAACTTGGCTACCAGATGCCTCCCAAGATGCCGCTGCTCAAGAAAAGCAGTTTGGTATGCACAATGATGGGATGCACTACTTCCCTTTACAGCCAGGGAATGTTGTTGGTCGGACAGTAAGTTCACAAGCAAGATCATTAAGAGGCTTTTTAAATCAGCCCATCAATACTGGTCTGCTGTGCGTCAACCATGAGTACACCCAGGAATCAATTTTGCATCCCGATGGTTTGGATGTAGTCACAATTGCCAAGGTACGGAAGTCTCAGGCTGCTCATGGCGTGTCTGTTGTAGAAATTTCCAAAAACGGCAATGAGTGGACTTTTAATCGCAATTCGTCTTATGGTCGCCGCATTACCGGCAACACCGAGATGCGAGTATCGGGGCCTGCGGCTGGCAATGCATTGTTGAAGTCGAAAAAGTTTAACATTACGCCAACTGGTTCTGTTGACACTGGCACACTCAACGATGGCTATACCGCTTATGGCACACTCAACAACTGCGCCAACGGCTACACACCTTGGGGCACTTACTTGACCTGTGAGGAGAACTGGAACGGCTACTTTGCTAACCCTACAGGGGATGTAGCTGCAATTCCAGGCATCGAAAAGTCTGATATCCTGGCAGGACAGAATCGCTACGGCGTTTCAACATCATCTAGCTATCGCTGGCCGGAAGTTGATCCACGCTTCGATGCCAGCACCAACCCACTCGAACCCCATTTATTCGGCTGGGTAGTTGAGATTGATCCCTACAATCCGCAAAGCAAACCAGTCAAGCGTACTGCCCTTGGTCGGTTCAAGCACGAGAGCGCTCAAGTTGTTGTTGACGACAATAACCGTGTTGCTTTCTATCAGGGTGATGACGAGCGCAACGAATATATCTACAAGTTCGTTTGTGCCCAACCTTTAAATCCCGGAAATCCTGCTGCTAACCGCGATTTGCTCGACAACGGTGTTCTGTACGTTGCTAAATTCAATGACAACGGTACTGGTAAGTGGATTCCTTTGATCTATGGTCAGAATGGTTTGACACCAGAGAATGGTTTCAGAAGCCAAGCGGAAGTACTCATTAAAACAAGACAAGCTGGTGATAGAGTCGGTGCAACCATGATGGATCGCCCAGAATGGGTAGCTGTACGTCCTCGGATTGGTGGATATAAAGAGATTGAAGTCTATTGCACACTGACTAATAATACTCGTCGTGGCACAACTCCAGTTTCCTCCAACCAGCCAGATGGCACAACAGCAGCAGGCGGTGCGCGTCCTGCCGTAAATGCTTCCAACCCACGTCCTGACAACCGTTACGGTCATATCATTCGCTGGCGCGAAGATGGACGCAGCGTTACAGCAACTACCTTCAAATGGGATATTTTCTTTGAAGCTGGCGACAAAACCAGACCTGAACCAAATCTTCAGGGCAACATTAAAGGTGACGACTTAAGTTCACCAGATGGTCTATGGTTTGACGACTTTGGCCGCCTCTGGGTTCAGACTGACCATGCAGGCGATGGTCGCGGTGACTTGACAAACATTGGTAGCAACACTATGTCATGTGCTGACCCCAACACCAAACAAGTTAGACGCTTCCTAACAAGCCCTACAGATTGTGAGGTAACTGGTGTGATCACTACACCCGATGGCAAAGCGATGTTTGTTAACATCCAGCACCCAGGTGATGGTGGGACTACCTCGAATCCCACGTTAGTGAGCAATTGGCCTAACAGTCAAGGTTATGGCCCATCAGGTCGCCCACGTTCATCAACGGTAGTAATTACTCGTAATGACGGTGGTGTTATTGGTGGTCTATAAAGACGATAGGAATAAATGGCACTAAGAAAAGCCTAAAGGCTTGTGTCATCTCGTTCCCAGCCTGGAGGCTGGGAATGTATCTAAAAGAGGCTCTGCCTCTTGTCAAGCTACTGGAGGCGGAGCCTCACAGAATGGGTTTCCAGCCTCCAGGCTGGGAACCATTCAGAGCAAGGGCTGTATCTTAAATAGTTTTAAATCACCTTAATTCTTGACCCTAAACACGGGCAAGGATTAAGGTGATTTACTTACAGGGAATGTATTCCAAGAGGGCTGCTTCCTCTGGTCAAGCCATTGGAGGCCGAGCCTCCAATAATGGTTTCCCAGTTTTTAGGCTGGGAAACAGTCAAGTATTAACCCACAAATTTTGTTGCTCTCTTCTTACGTTGCATCCACAATCCCATAACAGTAGCAATAGCTGTACCACCAACAGCTAACGGTTCGGGTACTTTAGTGTAGCTTACAGTACCTACTTGTGTTGTATTTACTGATTGATCAATCAGATAAAAGTTGTTTCCTCCGACATCTGGAGTATTTGGATCACTTCCGATCACAAACTGGTCTGCAACAAAATAGCTTAGTCCTAGAACTTCGCCATTGTTAAAGCTGGCTATAGGAAAACTGTCGAAATCAATATCATCTGCTTCTGTATAGTTAGTACCTAAGTAGTTGAATGCAACTGCTAATCCATTCTCAACTCCCAATGTCTCAAGACCTGTATTGGTTAAGGTCGAGTCATCGTATTGAAAAGAGCCGAAATACTGACCGGGATTGTCGCCAGATGT encodes:
- a CDS encoding SUMF1/EgtB/PvdO family nonheme iron enzyme, coding for MAKNWAIAIGINQYDYLQPLNYAKRDALLMQEFLGNEAGFERIFFFSDDSPNVGGKSTRPNRANLRQVFLELFNKPFMEAGDNFWFFFSGHGIRHADRDYLMPCDGNPADIEETAIPINFIAERLRRCGADNVVLILDACRSLGTRAGEGIGRQTAEEARQQGVISIFSCSPQQYSYEIEALQQGAFTTALLEGLGIQGKCATVERLDQYLKFRVPELVRQHKNTKQTPYVIAEPVDKSHLILVPRYATLADIATLKNDAYQAEADRNLDLAEQLWIRVLAAASGQDTVAIKAIQRIERLRWERQEPSSPQIRPIIENSTKGISIVEKNPLKTFQFEVVTVDAQGNISNRRNQEAKYFEENLGNGVTLEMVQIPGGTFTMGSPEGEAERRDNESPLHQVTVPKFFMGKYAVTQAQYQAIMGSNPSRFKGEKRPVEQVTWDEAVEFCEKLSQKIGKTYRLPSEAEWEYACRAGTTTPFYFGETITTDLVNYNGKYPYGSAPKGEYRQQTIDVGKFPPNSFGLYDMHGNVYEWCEDVYNGNYIDAPTDGKPWLVGSDNNAKLLRSGSWIYTAWTCRSAYRDCFARPHRGNAVGFRVVAVALA
- a CDS encoding glycosyltransferase family 2 protein — encoded protein: MGETVFFSVVIPTYNRQPILEKCLRALEVQELSKPSSVTDYEIVLVDDGSTDGTLEWLAAHKEEFPHVRWFQQDHAGPAAARNLGVEQALGDTIIFIDSDLVVLKNFLQAHGNALVEGKEKLGSDRFFTYGAVINTCNFNNPTAEPYKVTDFSAAFFATGNVAIPKYWLENAGLFDTTFQLYGWEDLELGVRLKKLGLTLIKCPEAVGYHWHPAFNLEQIPRLIDQEIQRGRMGVLFYQKHPTWEVRMMIQMTWLHRLLWGILSLNGALNERTMAPLLQWLINLGKPQLALEIARIFLNWYNVKGVYEAYAQMQQAS
- a CDS encoding PhoX family protein → MKGRFHPKNNLTLNPSGNESIRDVIDRVSLSRRRFIMTAVGTSVLTVLGDVSIGGFLQSVDAAPIPKGTGFAGIGFKSIPPNLLNPATGFLEKDLVSVPEGYTAKVLIAWGDPIAPGGPTWLPDASQDAAAQEKQFGMHNDGMHYFPLQPGNVVGRTVSSQARSLRGFLNQPINTGLLCVNHEYTQESILHPDGLDVVTIAKVRKSQAAHGVSVVEISKNGNEWTFNRNSSYGRRITGNTEMRVSGPAAGNALLKSKKFNITPTGSVDTGTLNDGYTAYGTLNNCANGYTPWGTYLTCEENWNGYFANPTGDVAAIPGIEKSDILAGQNRYGVSTSSSYRWPEVDPRFDASTNPLEPHLFGWVVEIDPYNPQSKPVKRTALGRFKHESAQVVVDDNNRVAFYQGDDERNEYIYKFVCAQPLNPGNPAANRDLLDNGVLYVAKFNDNGTGKWIPLIYGQNGLTPENGFRSQAEVLIKTRQAGDRVGATMMDRPEWVAVRPRIGGYKEIEVYCTLTNNTRRGTTPVSSNQPDGTTAAGGARPAVNASNPRPDNRYGHIIRWREDGRSVTATTFKWDIFFEAGDKTRPEPNLQGNIKGDDLSSPDGLWFDDFGRLWVQTDHAGDGRGDLTNIGSNTMSCADPNTKQVRRFLTSPTDCEVTGVITTPDGKAMFVNIQHPGDGGTTSNPTLVSNWPNSQGYGPSGRPRSSTVVITRNDGGVIGGL
- a CDS encoding PEP-CTERM sorting domain-containing protein; translated protein: MKLAKNLGIATVAAAMSIAAMGAKPVQAALVNYGFTVNATSGDNPGQYFGSFQYDDSTLTNTGLETLGVENGLAVAFNYLGTNYTEADDIDFDSFPIASFNNGEVLGLSYFVADQFVIGSDPNTPDVGGNNFYLIDQSVNTTQVGTVSYTKVPEPLAVGGTAIATVMGLWMQRKKRATKFVG